ACGAGATTTCATCTTCCTCACTGCGGATGCCCTGTTTATACTCATAAAGAATAATGGAGGAACGGATGAAGGCATACAGGCCGATCAGGAACTGCAAGATAAGGATGGTATACAATAGATTTATCGCCAGCCTCTCATCGTCGAGGTATTCTGGCCCATAGATCTCCTTTAATAGATTGTTTTGATTAACATAGGTATAGAGTCCAAGTAAACTGATTCCCATATTCATAGCCCCTCTAGATAAATTGCGTTTGGACTTCTTGCGAGTCGTCATAGCCACTCTCCTTAGATAAGGCTTCTCTATAATTTCCTATAATTAAGTAACGCTCCGGAAAGATAAAAGTTGGTTATCATGTTAAACGAGCAGCGAATATCGATGGGTATCCGAACCACTAGCGTGGATGTCCATAGGCTTGCTACAGGCATGACAAAATTGAATATGGTATGATAGAGTGTGACGGATTTGATTGAAACCGGCTTATCTTTGCATTGATATCAGACAAGGAAGTGTAGTTATGGATTTATTCAGTATCGGGCGTGAAGGGGACCGGGATTCCAGGCTGCTGGCCGATCGGATGCGCCCTTCGTCGCTGGATGAATATATAGGACAGGAACAGATTATCGGACCGGGCAAACTGCTCAGACGTGCCATAGAAGCAGACCAGGTCTCTTCCATTTTATTGTACGGCCCGCCGGGTTGCGGCAAAACAACGCTGGCGCATATTATCTCCCAGCAAACGAAGGGGTACTTCGTTCGGCTGAATGCGGTGGAAGCCTCGGTTAAGGACGTCAGGGAAGTCATTGAGCAAGCCCAGAGCAACCGCAGTCTGTACGGCACCAAAACGATCCTGTTCCTAGATGAGGTTCACCGCTTTAACAGTTCAAGACAGGATGCGCTGCTGCCTGCCGTGGAGAACGGTACGATTATATTTATTGGCGCGACAACAGAGAATCCATTTCATTACGTAAATGGGGCCTTGATGAGTCGTTCAACCTTGTTCCAGCTTGAGCCGCTGACTAAGAACCATTCCATGATCGCCATGCAGCGCGCGTTATCCGATCCAGATAAAGGACTTGGATTCATGGATCTCCAGGCAGACGAGGAAGCATTGGAGCATATTGCAACGATGGCGAACGGCGACATCCGCCGTGCTCTGAACGCCCTCGAATTAGCGGCCATGACCACGCCCCCGGATGAAAGCGGCAGGGTTCATATTACGCTCGAAGTGGCCGAAGAATCGATACGCAAGCCGCTCGTCAAGGCGGACGAGTCCACGCAGTATGACGTGCTGTCTGCCTTCCATAAAAGCATTCGAGGTTCCAGTGATGCGGCCTTGTTCTGGTTCCTGTATGCGGTCGAAAAGCTAGGGATGGACCCGATGGTGTTCATCCGCCGATTGATTGCTGCCAGCAGCGAGGATATCGGGCTGGCTAATCCGCAAGCGATGGTGCAGGCGGTGAGCGCACTGGATGCCTACCGGAATAACGGCTGGCCGGAAGCCAAGTTGAACATTGCCCAGGCGATTCTGTTTGCGGTGGAGAGCCCCAAATCGGATGGCGTTGTGACCGCCATATCCCGGGCGATGTCCGCCATGGATGAAGTGAAATCGGCTGAGGTTCCGCTTCATCTCCGTGATGCGCATTACTCGGGGGCGGTGAAGTTGGGACATGTCGGCTACAAGTACCCGCACGATTATCCAGGCCATTACGTGAAGCAGGAATATCTGCCGAAGGAGCTCTCCCGCCGGGTGTTCTATCAGGCGACGGAGCAGGGGAATGAAGCCAAGATCGCACACAATCAGCGATTACGACGCGAAGAATAGGGTCTTACAGCACTAACAGAATCAATGGCCGCTAGTTTAGCTAAATGGAGGAAACGAATGATGAAAACAGGGAAACAGCGGTTTGTCATCCTGCTGCTGTCCGCTGGTCTTATGCTGAGCGGCTGTTCGGGGAAAAACGCCCAGGAGCAGGTCGAAAGTGGACAGGCCGCGGAGGCAGCGCATGAGCACGGACATCAGACGCAGCTGGCCAACGGGGATATTCAGGAGGCAACGGCTTCGATTGATGAGCTGCCTGCCTTTTTGATGAGCCAGACCAGCGAGATGCAAACGATCTATGCCTTGTCTGCGCAGGTGAGTGATGTCATGAAATATATTCCTTGTTATTGCGGCTGTGGAGACAGTGCCGGTCATGAGAGCAACCTGAACTGTTTTATTGATGAGATTCAGGAGGACGGCACCGTGGTGTGGGACGATCATGGCACCCGCTGCGGGGTGTGTTTGGACATTGCCGTGGAATCTGCCAAAATGAGCAGCGAGGGCAAGAGCCTGACGGATATTCGGACCGCAATCGACGAGAAATACAGCACAGGCTATGCGAAGCCGACACCAACTCCAATGCCGCCCGCCGAAAGTTAATTCTACTGTAGATAAGCAAGAAGGTACCCGATGTGATCGATGGATCACTCGAGTGCCTTTTTTCTGTTGGGCATAAGGCCCTCAAGGCTGTTTTCAGGAATCGCCTGATCCGTTTCTCAGACTGACCGCCGTGATCTATCTCACAGCATCAAACTATATATGGATGTAAATTTATAAAACGAGACTATATATAGTGTGTTGATGATCTAAGGAGAAGGAGTTGATCGATTTCATGAAAGTCATGAAGAGAGACGGGTGCCTGGTGAATTTTGAGATAAACCGGATTGTGAATGCAGTGGATAAAGCGTTTATAGCCGTTGAGGGTGTGTCCCGCATGGAGGCTTCCCTGCAGATTGGCGATGCGGTTGTTCGTGCCACCGCGGAGATGGAGCAGGTGAGTGTGGAGGAAATTCAGGATATCGTTGTCGAGCATTTGCAAAATACAGGTTATGCAGAGGCAGCGGCAGCTTATCAACATTACAGGGAAACCCGTGACCTGGAGCGGATGCGGCGGGGAGAGCTTTACAAGATCAGCACGGATGTTATTGGGGTAACGAATCTGGATCTGCTGCGGGAGAATGCGAATCTGAACGGGGAATCCTTCAGTGGAAAAATGAGTCGGATCGGCTCCGAGTACGCCAAATGGATGGCAAGCAAATTCATCCTCCCAGGAGATCTCATGAGAGCGGTGAGGGATGGTTATGTGTATGTGCATGACCTGGACCAGTATGCACTCGGAACAACGAACTGCATTTTCATTCCGTTTGACCGACTATTGGCCAAGGGATTCAATACCGGTAACGGATCGGTTAGGCCGCCGCAGAGTATCATGACCGCGATGGCGCTGGTGGCCATCATCTTTCAATCCCAGCAGAACAGTCAATTCGGCGGCGTGTCCGGAAATAAAATCGATTGGGATCTGGCCCCGTATGTCGGAAAATCGTTTCGTCGGCATTTTCGCAAAGGGCTAGCCTACTTCGGAGAGTGTGAGCAGGGGGATCATAGACCCAATGTTCGAGTTCTTCCGGATAACGAATTATACATAGACAATGAGCAGTTGAAAGAAATTTATCCACGAATATATCACTATGCATATAACGAAACGGTGAATGAAGTAAAGCAGGCCGCGGAATCCCTGATTCACAATCTAAACACGATGAGCAGCCGGGCCGGCGGACAGATCCCTTTTACATCGCTGAACTATGGCATGTGCACGTCAACCGAAGGAAGGCTGGTGTCCCACGCTCTACTGGATGCCACGATGAGAGGGCTCGGCGGGGGAGAGACGCCGATATTTCCGCAGCATATTTTCCAGTGCAAGCAGGGCATTAATCAGGCGGAAGGGGAGCCCAACTACGATCTGTTCCTGAAAGCTGTTGAGTGCTCCAGCCGCAGGCTCTACCCGAATTTTGTCAACGTGGATGCATCGTTTAATCTGGTCTACTATAACCCGGACGAGCCAGACACGATTATTGCCACCATGGGCTGCAGGACCCGGACGATTTCAGACCGGTTCGGGCGAAACCGTCTAAGCGGCAAAGGTAATTTATCTTTTAATACGATCAATCTGGTTCGTCTCGGCATTGAGCATGGCATTATCGAAGGCAAACGGGATATGCCGGATCTGAACCTCTTCTACGAGCAGTTGGATCAGTATTTGACGATTGCGGTAGAGGGTTTGATTCATCGTTACGAGCTGCAGGCCGACCAACCGGCCAAAGCGTCTGATTTTATGATGCGGGAAGGCGTGTGGGAAGGCGGCGAGGCACTGGCACCGGAGGATAAGGTTCGCGAGCTCATCAAGCACGGAACCCTTGCGCTTGGATTTATCGGGCTGGCTGAATGCCTGAAGGCGTTAACCGGGCTGCACCACGGAGAAGATGAGACCAGCCGCAGTCTGGGAATCGAGATCATCCGGCATATGCGTCAGTTTTGCGATGCAGCCAGTGAAAGATATAACCTGAACATTACGTTGTTTGCCACGCCGGCAGAAGGGTTATCGGGGAAATTCACGAAGATGGACCGGCAAACCTTTGGTGTGATCGAGGGTGTCACAGATCGCGAGTATTATACGAATTCGTTTCATATTCCGGTGTATTATCCGATGGCCGCGTACCGCAAAATCCGTTCCGAGGCTCCTTTCCATGAGCTGTGTAATGCAGGAGCGATTTCGTATGTGGAGCTGGACGGCAATGCCCGGCAGAATACGGCTGCTTTTCGGGACATCGTACAGTTTGCCCTGCAGCAGAATATCGGATATTTCTCCGTAAACCATCCCGTCGATCGTTGCCCGGCATGCAATTACGAAGGGATCATCGGAAGCTCTTGCCCTGGATGCGGAGCCTCGGAGGCGGATGGAAACTTCCAGCGGCTGCGGAGGGTGACGGGATACCTAACGGGCAATTATACGGAGCGCTTCAATTCGGCCAAGCAGGCTGAGGTCAGGGATCGGGTGAAACATCTGTGAATGTGTGCGGGTATATCCCCGAGAGCATTAATGAAGGCCCAGGAGTTCGGGCAGTTCTATTCGTGAGCGGCTGCCGTCATGCTTGCGCCGGATGTTTTAATACGGATTCCTGGGACTTTGAAGCTGGGGAGCTGTTTACAGAAGAATTGTCTGCGTCCATACTGCAGGATATTATCGACAACCCTTTGCTGGATGGCGTGACCTTATGCGGTGGGGATCCGTTCTTCTCGCCGGAGGAGTCTGCGGCGTTTGTACGCAAGCTCAGGACCCTCTGTCCTGGGAAAAGTGTATGGGCCTACACGGGCTTCACCTTTGAAGCGCTGATGAGGCAGCCAAAGCTGCGCGAATTGGCGAAACAGTGTGATGTTATCGTGGATGGCAAATTTCAGTTGGAGCTAAGGGATGTCTCGCTTCCCTTTCGAGGCAGCTCGAATCAGCGCTTAGTTGACGTAGCCGCCAGCCTAGAACGGGGAGTAACGGTTGAATATATTCTTCGCTAGCACGTAAAAAAAAGAGCACACACTTTACGGAAACTTCCGTGTTCAGTGTGTGCTCTTCGCATTACGGCAGCGGATTAATATGGAACTTTATCCGCCGTTTCGATAGTTCCGCCGCCAAGGCATTCGTCCCCTTGGTAGAAGACAACGGCTTGGCCCGGCGTGATTGCTTTTTGCGGCTTGGCAAAAGCGACATGAACGGTTCCGTCTTCGCGTGGAGTTATCGTTACCTCCTGGTCCGGCTGACGGTAGCGGAATTTCGCGGTGCAGGTAAAGGCGTCTTTGGGCATAGCGTCTTGTCCTGCAATCCAATTGATTCCGGAGGCAACGAGTCCAGTTGAATACAAACTCGGATGATCGCCTTGGACAACGTACAGAATATTGTTAGTTAAATCCTTGTCGGCAACAAACCAAGGCTCTCCGGAGCCTGAGCCGCCAATGCCGAGACCTTGGCGTTGTCCCAGCGTGTAGTACATCAAGCCATCATGGCGGCCTTTCACTTCACCCGTGACAATGTCCACCATATCACCGGATTGGGCGGGGAGGTACTGTCCAAGAAATTCTTTGAAATTTCGTTCGCCGATGAAGCAAACGCCGGTGCTGTCTTTTTTCTTGGCGGTATACAGTCCGGCTTCCTCAGCGAGTCGGCGAACTTCCGGTTTCGGCAGATGCCCGATCGGGAACATTGCTTTGGAGAGCTGCTCTTGGCTCAGCGCATTAAGGAAGTAGGTTTGATCCTTATTGCTGTCGACGCCGCGCAGCAGCCGGTACTGTCCGTCCTCCTCGATGACGCGGGCGTAATGGCCGGTAGCCACATAGTCGGCTCCCAGATCCATGGCCTTATTCAGAAATTCACCGAATTTGATTTCACGGTTGCACATGACATCGGGGTTCGGCGTTCTCCCAGCTTTATATTCATCGAGGAAATAGGAAAATACTTTATCAAAGTACTCCTTCTCGAAATTGACGGTATAGTAGGGAATGTCGAGCTGCTCGCACACGCGGCGCACGTCTTCAGCGTCCGCTTCAGCTGTGCAGTAGCCAAGCTCATCGGTGTCATCCCAGTTTTTCATAAAGATGCCGATCACTTCATAACCCTGCTGCTTGAGCAGGAGTGCTGTTACGGAGGAGTCGACTCCTCCCGACATGCCGACAACGATACGAGTGTTATGTTTTTCTTTTGACATCGTTATCACCATTTTCATATTGAATTGTGCCCATGGAGGTATTTTAACATATTGGAACAAGGTTCACACGTTTCATTTTGTCCACTCAGCGTGAACATTTTTCGGGTTTCCGGCTGGAATATTACCCATTGAGGTCCAGGATATGTTACCATAAGCTGAGGGTAATGATCGGAATACGGAGAAAAATACAGGATAAGCTGCTTCACGCTTAGATTACGTCGTATTTGTCGCTAAACCCGCCACCTACAATTCATGTACAGGATGGACATAATATACAAATTACCGAAAGAGGTGTCACCCTTGAAGATATCAACAAAAGGAAGATACGGATTAACAATTATGATGGAGCTGGCCGCCAGGTTTGGTGAAGGGCCAACTTCGCTGAAGAGCATTGCCGAGAAGAACCAGCTGTCGGAACATTATCTTGAGCAGCTGATCGCACCGCTGCGAAATGCTGGACTGGTCAAAAGCATCCGTGGCGCATATGGAGGATATATCCTTTCCCGTGATCCGGCATCCATAACGGCAGGAGATGTAATCCGTGTGCTTGAAGGACCGATATCCCCTGTGGACTTCACGGAAGAGGACGATCCGGCGAAGCGGGATCTATGGCTTCGTATCCGCGACAGCATTGCTGAAGTCCTCGATTCCACGACGCTGGACTATCTGATCAACTATCATGAACAGTCTGCTGCAGACAACTATATGTTCTATATTTAAGTTATTGTTACATTAGTTGATCAATAAAGCTGATTAAATAAAGGGATAGCGGGCTTTTATGCCAATCGCTATCCCTTAAAAAATCACATAAAAATCACATTCTCTGCAGATCATTCGGGTTCATGATCAATTTTGAGGATGTCTGCGAAGTGTTTTTGAATCTTTTGATCTGCATCTTGTCTCATTTTCTCTGTCACATGTGTATAAATCTGTAGGGTGGTTTTTTCATTGTCGTGACCGACACGGTCCATAATTGTTTTTAGATCGACACCTGCTTCAGCTAACATGC
Above is a window of Paenibacillus sp. FSL K6-1330 DNA encoding:
- the mnmA gene encoding tRNA 2-thiouridine(34) synthase MnmA encodes the protein MSKEKHNTRIVVGMSGGVDSSVTALLLKQQGYEVIGIFMKNWDDTDELGYCTAEADAEDVRRVCEQLDIPYYTVNFEKEYFDKVFSYFLDEYKAGRTPNPDVMCNREIKFGEFLNKAMDLGADYVATGHYARVIEEDGQYRLLRGVDSNKDQTYFLNALSQEQLSKAMFPIGHLPKPEVRRLAEEAGLYTAKKKDSTGVCFIGERNFKEFLGQYLPAQSGDMVDIVTGEVKGRHDGLMYYTLGQRQGLGIGGSGSGEPWFVADKDLTNNILYVVQGDHPSLYSTGLVASGINWIAGQDAMPKDAFTCTAKFRYRQPDQEVTITPREDGTVHVAFAKPQKAITPGQAVVFYQGDECLGGGTIETADKVPY
- a CDS encoding anaerobic ribonucleoside triphosphate reductase translates to MKVMKRDGCLVNFEINRIVNAVDKAFIAVEGVSRMEASLQIGDAVVRATAEMEQVSVEEIQDIVVEHLQNTGYAEAAAAYQHYRETRDLERMRRGELYKISTDVIGVTNLDLLRENANLNGESFSGKMSRIGSEYAKWMASKFILPGDLMRAVRDGYVYVHDLDQYALGTTNCIFIPFDRLLAKGFNTGNGSVRPPQSIMTAMALVAIIFQSQQNSQFGGVSGNKIDWDLAPYVGKSFRRHFRKGLAYFGECEQGDHRPNVRVLPDNELYIDNEQLKEIYPRIYHYAYNETVNEVKQAAESLIHNLNTMSSRAGGQIPFTSLNYGMCTSTEGRLVSHALLDATMRGLGGGETPIFPQHIFQCKQGINQAEGEPNYDLFLKAVECSSRRLYPNFVNVDASFNLVYYNPDEPDTIIATMGCRTRTISDRFGRNRLSGKGNLSFNTINLVRLGIEHGIIEGKRDMPDLNLFYEQLDQYLTIAVEGLIHRYELQADQPAKASDFMMREGVWEGGEALAPEDKVRELIKHGTLALGFIGLAECLKALTGLHHGEDETSRSLGIEIIRHMRQFCDAASERYNLNITLFATPAEGLSGKFTKMDRQTFGVIEGVTDREYYTNSFHIPVYYPMAAYRKIRSEAPFHELCNAGAISYVELDGNARQNTAAFRDIVQFALQQNIGYFSVNHPVDRCPACNYEGIIGSSCPGCGASEADGNFQRLRRVTGYLTGNYTERFNSAKQAEVRDRVKHL
- the nrdG gene encoding anaerobic ribonucleoside-triphosphate reductase activating protein translates to MNVCGYIPESINEGPGVRAVLFVSGCRHACAGCFNTDSWDFEAGELFTEELSASILQDIIDNPLLDGVTLCGGDPFFSPEESAAFVRKLRTLCPGKSVWAYTGFTFEALMRQPKLRELAKQCDVIVDGKFQLELRDVSLPFRGSSNQRLVDVAASLERGVTVEYILR
- a CDS encoding replication-associated recombination protein A, yielding MDLFSIGREGDRDSRLLADRMRPSSLDEYIGQEQIIGPGKLLRRAIEADQVSSILLYGPPGCGKTTLAHIISQQTKGYFVRLNAVEASVKDVREVIEQAQSNRSLYGTKTILFLDEVHRFNSSRQDALLPAVENGTIIFIGATTENPFHYVNGALMSRSTLFQLEPLTKNHSMIAMQRALSDPDKGLGFMDLQADEEALEHIATMANGDIRRALNALELAAMTTPPDESGRVHITLEVAEESIRKPLVKADESTQYDVLSAFHKSIRGSSDAALFWFLYAVEKLGMDPMVFIRRLIAASSEDIGLANPQAMVQAVSALDAYRNNGWPEAKLNIAQAILFAVESPKSDGVVTAISRAMSAMDEVKSAEVPLHLRDAHYSGAVKLGHVGYKYPHDYPGHYVKQEYLPKELSRRVFYQATEQGNEAKIAHNQRLRREE
- a CDS encoding PCYCGC motif-containing (lipo)protein, encoding MMKTGKQRFVILLLSAGLMLSGCSGKNAQEQVESGQAAEAAHEHGHQTQLANGDIQEATASIDELPAFLMSQTSEMQTIYALSAQVSDVMKYIPCYCGCGDSAGHESNLNCFIDEIQEDGTVVWDDHGTRCGVCLDIAVESAKMSSEGKSLTDIRTAIDEKYSTGYAKPTPTPMPPAES
- a CDS encoding Rrf2 family transcriptional regulator, with product MKISTKGRYGLTIMMELAARFGEGPTSLKSIAEKNQLSEHYLEQLIAPLRNAGLVKSIRGAYGGYILSRDPASITAGDVIRVLEGPISPVDFTEEDDPAKRDLWLRIRDSIAEVLDSTTLDYLINYHEQSAADNYMFYI